The stretch of DNA CCGCCCCACGATCCGTCACATCACACGCCACCACCGTCGCCCGCGCACCCGACTCCGCCAACTCCGCCACCAGCTCGGCCGCACCCACGGCCTCACCACCACGACGACTGACCAGAACCAGCTCACGCACCCCGTACCCGGCCACCAGATGACGCGCCACCACCGCACCCAGACCACCAGTACCACCCGTCACCAACACCGCACCCTCCCCACCGAACACCCGAACGGCCTCGGCAGTGGGAGCGGGACGACGGACCAGACGGGCGGCACGGAGCTCGTCACCGCGCACGGCGAGCTGTGGCTCATCGGAGGTGAGCGCGGCGGCCGGGAGAGTGAGCAGGTCCTGCTCGGCGTCGAGGTCGACGAGGAGGAAGCGGCCGGGGTTCTCGGACTGCGCGGAACGCACCAGGCCCCAGACCACGGCGGCGGCCGGGTCGTGGCCGGTGGTCGCGCCCCGGGTGACCAGGACGAGCCGGGAGGCGGCGAACCGCTCGTCCTGCTCGAGCCAGGTCTGTACGGCGGCGAGGGCGTCGGTGGCGGCGCGGTGTGCGGCGGTGACGGGGTCGGCGTCCGGGCCGGTGCCGGTGAGCGGCAGCAGCACGGTGTCCGGGACGGCGCCGTCGGCGGCGGCGAGGGCCGCGAGGTCCGGATGGACGGCGAGTTCGCCGAACTGGGGCAGGGCGCGCAGGCCGAAGGGGTCCTCGCCGACGAGGGCGGCGGTGCCGGAGGCGGCGGCGACCGCCGTGACGGGCACCCAGTCGAGGCGGAACAGGGCGTCGCGGACCAGTGCGGCGGCTGCGTCGATCTCGCGGGCCGCGACCGCGCGCAGGATCAGCGAGTCGGCGGACAGGACGAGCTGTCCCGCGTCGTCGGCGACGGCGATCGCGACGGCGTCGCCGGCCGCCGGAGCGAGCCGCACCCGCAGCGTGGTGGCGCCGCTCGCGTGCAGGCTGACGCCTTCCCAGGAGAAGGGCAGCCCACCGGCGGCGCGCTCGTCGAGGTCGACGAACGACGCCGCGTGCAGGGCGGAGTCGAGGAGCGCGGGGTGCAGGCCGAAGGACTGGGCGTCGGTGTGGCCGGACTCGGGCAGGACGACCTCGGCGAACACCTCGTCGCCGCGGCGCCAGGCGGCCCGCAGGCCCTGGAAGAGCGGGCCGTAGCCGAAGCCGCCCTCGGCGAGCCGGTCGTAGAGGCCGTCCACGGGGAGGGCCTCGGCACCGGCCGGGGGCCAGACGGTGGCGTCGAAGTCGGTGGCGGCGCGGGAGGGCGAGAGCACACCGGTGGCGTGGGACGTCCAGGGGGCGTCCTCGTCGGCGTCGGGGCGGCCGTAGATCGTGACGCTGCGGCGGCCGGACTCGTCCGGGTTGCCGATCCACAGCTGCACCTGGACGCCGCCCTGCTCGGGCAGGACGAGCGGTGCCGCCAGAGTCAGTTCGTCGACGCGGTCGCAACCGACCTCGTCGCCGGCGCGGACGGCCAGCTCCAGGAAGGCGGTGCCGGGCAGCAGGGTGGTGCCGCGGACGGTGTGGTCGGCGAGCCACGGGTGGCTGAGCAGGGAGATCCGGCCGGTCAGCAGGGCGCCCTCGGAGTCGGCGAGGGAGACCGCGGCGGACAGCAGCGGGTGGTGGGCGGCTCCGAGTCCGACGGAGCGCAGGTCGGCGGCGCCGCCCTGGACGGCGCGCGGCCAGTAGCGGCGGTGCTGGAAGGTGTACGTCGGCAGGTCGGTGCGGCGGGCTCCGGTGCCGGTGAAGCAGGCGTCCCAGCGCAGCGTGGTGCCGTGGGTGTGCAGCGCGGCGAGCGCGGCGGTGAAGGTGTGGTCCTCGGGGCGGCCCTCGCGCAGCGCGGGCACGGTGACGGCATCGGAGCCGGCGGCGTCCAGGCAGTTCTGTGCCAGGGCGGACAGCACGCTGTCGGGGCCGAGTTCGAGGAAGGCGGTGACGTCGTGCCGGGCGAGCCAGTCGATGCCGTCGGCGAAGCGGACGGCGTGGCGAACGTGGTCGACCCAGTAGTCGGGCGAGGTGAGCTGGGCGACGGTGGCCGGCTCACCGGTGACGTTGGAGACGACGGGCAGCAGCGGGCTGTGCAGCGTGAGGCCTTCGACGACGCTACGGAACTCGTCGACCATCGGTGCCATGAGCGGCGAGTGGAAGGCGTGCGAGACGCGCAGCCTGCTCGTCCTGCGTCCGTCGGCGGCCAGGCGGGCCGCCAGCTCGGTGACGGTGGTCTCGTCGCCGGAGAGGACGACGGCGGAGGGCCCGTTGACGGCGGCGAGGGACACCAGGTCCTCGTGGCCGGCGAGCAGCGGGGCGACCTCCTCCTCGCTCGCCTGCACGGCGACCATCGCGCCGCCCTCGGGCAGCGCCTGCATGAGACGGCCGCGGGCGGCCACCAGGGTGGCCGCGTCGTCGAGGGAGAGCACGCCGGCGACGTGCGCGGCGGCGATCTCGCCCACGGAGTGGCCGGCCAGGTGGTCCGGCTTGACCTCGAAGGACTCCAGCAGACGGTAGAGGGCGACCTCGACGGCGAACAGCGCGGGCTGCGCGTACTCGGTGCGGTCGAGGCGGGCGGCGTCCTCGCCCCACAGCACCTCGCGCAGCGGCACGTCCAGGTGGGGGGTGAAGGCGTCGAGGGCGGCGTCCAGGGCGGCGGCGAACACCGGGAAGCGGGCGGCGAGTTCGCGGCCGGCGCCGAGGCGCTGGGCGCCCTGTCCGGTGAACAGGACGGCGAGGCGGGTCTCGGTGCGGGCGGTGCCGGTGACGGTGTCGGCCAGGGCGGCCGGGTCGGTGCCGTCGGCGATCGCGGTCAGCCGCTCGGTGAGGCCGGGCGGGCTCGCGGCGAGCAGGACGACCCGGTGCTCGAACGCGGTGCGGGTGGTGGCGAGCGAGTAGGCGGTGTCCGTCAGCGCGGGCGGGGTGCCGGTGCCGAGGGTGGTGAGCAGGGCGGCGGCCTGGGCGCGCAGCACCTCGGGACCGCGGCCGGAGAGCAGCACGGGCACCACGCCGGTGACGGCGGCCGAGGTGCCCGGGGTGTCGTCCTCGGTGTCGGCGGGCTCCGGCTCGGGGGCCTGCTCGACGATGGTGTGGGCGTTGGTGCCGCTGATACCGAAGGAGGAGACGGCCGCGCGGCGGGGGGCGCCGGTGGCGGGCCATTCGGTGTTCTCGGTGAGGACGCGGACGGCGCCCTGCGACCAGTCGACGTGGCGGGTGGGCTCGTCGGCGAGGAGGGTGCGGGGCAGCACGCCGTGCCGCATCGCCATGACCATCTTGATGACACCGGCGACACCGGCGGCGGCCTGGGTGTGGCTGATGTTGGACTTCACCGAGCCGAGCAGCAGCGGCTTGTCCTCGTCACGGTTCTGCCCGTAGGTGGCGAGCACCGCCTGTGCCTCGACGGGGTCGCCGAGGGTGGTGCCGGTGCCGTGCGCCTCGACGACGTCGATGTCGCCCGCGGAGAGCCGGGCGTTGACGAGGGCCTGCTCGATGACCGCCTGCTGCGAGGGGCCGTTGGGCGCGGTGAGGCCGTTGGAGGCACCGTCCTGGTTGACGGCGGTGCCGCGGACCACGGCGAGGATCTCGCGGCCGTTGCGGATCGCGTCGGAGAGGCGTTCCAGGACGAGGATGCCGACGCCCTCGGCCCAGCCGGTGCCGTCGGCGGTGTCGCCGAAGGAGCGGCAGCGGCCGTCGGCCGACAGTCCGCCCTGGCGGCCCATCTCGATGAAGGTGCCGGGGCCGGACATGACGGTGACGCCGCCCGCGAGGGCGAGGGTGCACTCGCCCGCGCGCAGCGCCTGGGTGGCGAGGTGGAGGGCGACCAGGGAGGAGGAGCAGGCGGTGTCGACGGTGACAGCGGGACCGACCGTGCCGAAGGTGTACGAGATGCGGCCGGACAGCACGCTGCCGGTGTTGCCGGTGAGCTGGAAGCCATCGGCGCCGTCGGCGGGGCCGACCCGGTAGTCCTGGGCCATGGCGCCGATGAAGACGCCGGTGCGGCTGCCCTTGACCGAGGTGGGGTCGATGCCGGCCCGCTCGAACGCCTCCCAGGCGGACTCCAGGACGACCCGCTGCTGCGGGTCCATGGCGACCGCCTCGCGCGGTGAGATGCCGAAGAAGTCCGCGTCGAAGTCCGGTGCGTCGTGCAGGAATCCACCGCGGGAGGTCGGCGAAGAGGCGAGCGCCTCCATGTCCCAGCCGCGGTCGGCGGGGAACGGGGTGACGCCGTTCTCGCCGGCCTCCACCATCCGCCACAGGTCCTCGGGGCTGCTGACGCCACCGGGGTAGCGACAGGTCATGCCGACGATGGCGATCGGTTCCTGGGCCGACGACTCCAGCTCGCTCACACGCCGCCGCGCGCGTCGCAGATCGGCGGTCGCCAGCTTGAGGTAATCCCGGAGCTTCTGTTCGTTGTCCATCTCAACCCATCCCGACGGCCGACGGCCGTACACGCATCGCCGAAATCTCTGCGCCGTGCTGCAGAACACCGACTCGCCACATGGCTCTCCTCTGCAGGAGAAGCCATGAGGCGAGTGTGGAGGGAGGCCCGGCAGGAAATCCCTAGAACTTGGAGGGGCTTTCGCCCGTTACCAGCTGTGCGCCAGCAGAAGGTCGTCGAGTTCGTTCTGCCGGGAAACGAGCGCAAGGTCGGCGTCGACCATCATCCGCATGAGTTCCGGGAAATCGACACTCGGCTTCCAGCCCAGCTGGGCCTGCGCCTTGGAGCTGTCGGCGCACAGCACCTCGACCTCGGCGGGCCGCACGAGGTCGGGGTCGATGACGACGTGGTCCTCCCAGTCGAGGCCCACGTGCTCGAAGGCGTAGCGGACCGCGTCGCGCACGGTGTGCATCTCTCCCGTGCCGATCACGTAGTCGTCGCCGGCGTCCTGCTGGAGCATCAGGTGCATGGCGCGGACGTAGTCGCCCGCGTAGCCCCAGTCACGGACCGCGTCCATGTTGCCGAGGGCCAGTTTGTCCTGGAGCCCCAGCTTGATGCGCGCGACCGCGAGAGAGATCTTGCGGGTCACGAACTCCTGGCCACGACGGGGCGATTCGTGGTTGAACAGCATTCCGGAGACCGCGTACATACCGAACGACTCGCGGTAGTTGCGGGTGATGAAGTGCCCGTACGCCTTGGCCGCGCCGTAGGGACTGCGCGGGTGGAAGAGCGTGGTCTCCCGCTGCGGCGTCTCGGCGACCTTGCCGAACATCTCCGAGGAGGACGCCTGGTAGAAGCGGATCTGGCCCTCGGGACCCGCGGTGCGGGACATGCTCAGTCCGCTCACCATGCGGATGGCCTCGAGGACGCGCAGCACGCCCATGCCGTTCACCTCGGTGACCAGCTCGGCCTGCTGCCAGGACATCGGCACGAACGAGATCGCGCCGAGGTTGTACACCTCGTCCGGCTGTACTCTGTCGACCGCCGAGACCAGGCTGGCCTGGTCCATGAGGTCGCCGTCCACGAAGGACAGTTCCGAAACGAGCCGGCTCACCCGGGACTTGCGGGGGTTGGCCTGGCCACGGATGAGACCCCACACCTGGTACCCCTGCGACAGCAGGTGCTCCGCCAGATAGGACCCGTCCTGGCCGGTAATTCCGGTGATCAGTGCGCGCTTGGGCATTTCATTCCCATCTCAACCGCAAAGAGACCGTCCAAACGCTGCGCTCGGTCGACGACCTGGCCTCGAGAAAGCTGTCCGGACGATAGACACCGGCACGTTCCCAAGCGGCGGAAGTCAATGTCAACGCTTCTCGAACTTACTAGGGAATTCCCGGGTGGGCCGATGCGGCCGGGGCGAACACTAGGGAAATCCGGGTGCGGTGCGGGATCCAATGACCGGGTCGGCGTGCCGGCCGACTCCGTTCCAACGGGCGGCTCCTGGCCGCCGTCAACCGGGGTGTCATTCCGTGCTGTTGAGACTCATGCGCACACGACTGCGCCCCTACGCGGGTTCCGTCGTCGCTCTGGTCGCCCTGCATCTGGTGCAGATCCTCGGCACGCTGCTGCTGCCGACGCTGGGCGCCGCGCTCATCGACGAGGGAGTCGTCCGCGAGGACAGCGATCGCATCGACGCCATCGGCGCGGCGATGGCGGTGGTGGCGCTGGTGCAGATCGCCGCGGCGCTGGGTGCCGCGGCCCTGGGCGCGCGCACCTCCACCGCCCTCGGGCGGGACCTGCGCTCCGCGGTCTTCCGCCGCGTGCTGGACTTCTCCGCCCGTGAGATCGGCCGCTTCGGCACCCCGTCCCTGCTGACCCGCTCGGTGAACGACGTGCAGCAGGTGCAGAACCTCGCCCAGTCCGGGCTCGGCATCTTCGTCGCGGCCCCGCTGATGTGCCTGGGCAGTGTGGTGCTCGCGCTGCGCCAGGACGTGCCGCTGGCCCTGATCCTCGTCCCGATGGTGCTGGTGGTGGGCGTCTGCTTCGGTTTCCTTTTGGCCCGTATGGCCGCGCTGTACGCCCGGCTGCAGCGGACGCTGGACCGTCTGGGGCGGCTGCTGCGGGAGCGGATCACCGGGGTGCGCGTGGTGCGTTCCTTCGCCCGGGACTCCTACGAGAGCGAGCGTTTCACCCGCACCAACGAGAAGCTCTTCGGCCTGTCCCTGGGGGTGGGCCGGCTCATCGCGGTGATGCTGCCGTCGGTTCTGCTGCTGATGAACCTCTTCACCCTGGCGCTGCTGTGGGTGGGGGCGCGGCGGATCGACGCGGGCAGCATGCAGATCGGCTCGCTCAGCGCCTTCCTCAGCTATCTGTCGCTCATCCTGATGTCCGTGGTGATGCTCGCCTTCGTGTTCCTGAACGTGCCGCGGGCCCGGGTGTGCGCGGAGCGGATCACGGAGGTCCTGGACGCGGAGACCGACGTCGTCCCGCCCACCGCGCCGCGGCCCATGACGGGTCCCGCCGGGCAGGTCGAACTGCTGGACGCCGAGTTCCGCTACCCGGGCGCCGAGAACGCCGTGCTCCGGGACCTGTCGCTGACGCTGAAGCCCGGTGAGCGGGTCGCGGTCCTCGGCAGCACCGGCTCCGGCAAGACCACGCTGCTGCACCTGATCCTGCGGCTGGTCGACGCGACCGCGGGCGAGGTGCGGATCGGCGGCACGGACGTGCGCGAACTGGACCCGTCGGTGCTGGCCGGCGCCGTGGGCTACGTGCCGCAGCGGCCGTACCTGTTCGCCGGGACCGTCGCGACCAATCTGCGCTTCGGCCGGCCGGACGCCACGGACGAGGAGCTGTGGGAGGTGCTGCGGGTCGCCCAGGCGGACGACTTCGTGGCCCGGCTCGGCGGCCTCGGCGCGGAGATCGCCCAGGGCGGCACCACCGTCTCCGGCGGCCAGCGCCAGCGGCTGGCGATCGCACGGGCGCTGCTGCGCCGCCCCGCCGTCTATCTCTTCGACGACTCCTTCTCCGCGCTCGACCAGAGCACGGAGGCGGCGCTGCGGGAGGCCCTGGTCCCCCACACGGCGGGCGCCACCGTGATCACCGTGGCGCAGCGCGTGGCCTCCGTGCGCGACTCCGACCGGATCGTCGTCCTGGACCAGGGCGGCATCGCCGCCACCGGCACCCATGACGCGCTGCTGCGCGACAGTCCCACGTACCGCGAGATCGCGCTCTCGCAGCGCACCCGAGAGGAAACCGCTCATGGCGCCGGACGTTCCTGAGGAGCACGAAGAAGCGCGAGAGGAGGCGGCGCGAGAGGAGGAGGCGCGTGAATCGGACCGGCCGGTCCGCCGGCTCGCCGGTCTGCTGCGCCCGCACCGCCGGTCCGTGGGCCTCGCCCTGGCGGCGGGTGTCGTCGGCATCCTCCTCAACGCGTTCGGTCCGCTGCTGCTGGGCCGCGTCACCGACCTGATCGCCGACGGCGTCCTCGGACACGGCGGACCGGCCCCGGGCGTCGACTTCGGGGCGCTCGGCAGGCTGCTGCAGATCCTGCTGGTTCTGTACGTGACGGCGTCGGTGTTCATGCTGGTGCAGAACTGGCTGGTGGCCTCGGTGGTCCGCCTGCTCATCCACGACCTGCGGCACCGGGCGCAGGAGAAACTGGCGCGGCTGCCGCTGCGCCACTTCGACCGTCAGCCGGCGGGCGAGACCCTCAGCCGCAGCACGGACGACGTCGACAACCTCCAGCAGACCCTCCAGCAGACCCTGACCGATCTGATCAGCTCCGTGTTCTCGCTGGTCATCATGCTGTCCCTGATGCTGATCATCTCGCCTTCGCTGGCCGGGGTGATGCTGCTGAGCGTCCCGGTGTCGGGGCTGCTCGCCGCCTGGATCGCCAAGCGGGCCCAGCCGCGGTACGCCGCCCAGTGGGCCGCGAGCGGCACACTGACCGCGCACGTCGAGGAGATGTGCGCCGGGCACGCGCTGGTGAAGGCCTTCGACCGGCGGGCGGAGGCCGAGCGGCGCTTCGACGAGCGCAACGAGGCGGTGTACCGGGCGGGTTCGGGGGCACAGTTCGCGTCCGGCGCGATCGAGCCCGTGATGATGTTCGTCGCCAACCTCGGCTATGTCGCGGTCGCCGTCGTCGGTGCCTGGAAGGTCGTGGACGGCTCGCTGACGCTGGGCGATGTGCAGGCGTTCATCCTGTACGCACGGCAGTTCAGCCAGCCGATCGTGGAGATCGCCTCGGTCGCCGGCCGCCTGCAGTCCGGGGTGGCCTCCGCGCAGCGGGTGTTCACGCTGCTCGACGCGCCGGAGCAGGATCCCGAACCGCGCCGCCCGCTCGCTGTGGAACGTGCCGAGGGCCGGGTGGAGTTCCAGGACGTGTCGTTCCGCTACTCCCCCGACGTGCCGCTCATCGAGGGGCTGTCACTGTCCGTGGAACCCGGCAGCACGGTGGCGATCGTCGGCCCGAGCGGCGCCGGCAAGACCACGGTCGCCAACCTGCTGATGCGCTTCTACGAGATCGACTCGGGCCGCATCCTCCTGGACGGCACCGACATCGCCGCGATGAACCGCGACGACCTGCGCTCCCGCTTCGGCCTCGTCCTCCAGGACACCTGGCTGTTCAAGGGAACCATCGCCGAGAACATCGCCTACGGGACCCCGGGCGCCACCCGTGCGGACGTGGTGGAGGCGGCCCGCGCGACCTGCGCCGACCGCTTCATCCGCACCCTGTCGCAGGGGTACGACACGGTCCTGGACGACGAGTCCGGCGGTGTCAGCGCCGGGGAGAAGCAGCTGATCACGGTCGCGCGGGCGTTCCTCGCCCGGCCCGCCGTACTCGTCCTGGACGAGGCGACCAGTTCCGTGGACACCCGCACCGAGCTGCTGATCCAGCGGGCCATGAACACCCTGCGGGCGGGCCGGACGAGCTTCGTGATCGCGCACCGCCTGTCCACCATCCGGGACGCCGACGTCATCGTCGTGATGGACTCCGGCCGCATCGTGGAACAGGGCACCCACGACCAACTCCTCGCGGCCCAGGGCGCGTACGCCCGCCTCCACGCGTCCCGCGCGAACGCCCCGACGGCCGAGGTGACGGCCGGCTGACCGGCCCGCGCGGCTGGTGTCAGCCGCGTGTCCACCTCTGGTTGGAGCCGCCGTTGCAGGTGTAGAGCTCGATCTTGGTGCCGTTGGCGGTCTTCTGGCCGATCACGTCCAGGCAGAGGCCGGACTGGACTCCGGTGACGGTGCCGTCGGCGTTGAGGTTCCACTGCTGGTTGGTGCCGCCGTTGCAGGTGTAGATGTCCACGATGGTGCCGGGGGTCCTGCCCTGCTGGTAGGCGTCGAGGCACTTGTCGCCGTACACCTGGAGCTGCTTGCCGGAGGTGTAGAGCCACTGCTGGTTGGCGCCGCCGAGGCAGTCCCAGATCTGGAGTTGGGTGCCGTCGGTGTGGGATCGGTCGGTCACGTCCAGGCAGCGGTTGGAGGCCGCGGAGCGCAGGGAGGAGGCCACTCCCCATCCGTACCTGATCCGGTCGGCTCCGCTGACGTTGGTGGTGGTCAGGGTGAGGTCGGTGCCGGAGCCGCTCAGGGTCTGCAGGGTGTAGGAGTCGCCGGTGCGCAGGCCGGGCCAGTACACCGAGCCCATGCCGAGGGCGCGGACGGTGTCGGTGTCGGCGCGCAGGTAGCGCACGAAGTTGTCGGTGCTGCTCGCGTTGTTGTAGTCAAGGCCGGTGGTCATCGGGGAGCCGAACTCGTCCAGGACGGTGCGCGAGGCGCAACCGCCGATGCGGTTCTTGAGGTCGGTGACCCAGTCGTTGTAGGTGTGGGTGCCCCAGAAGCCGTAGTGGTGCAGGGACAGGTAGGTACCGCTCAGCCGGGAGTCGGCGCAGACAGTGGTGACGTTGTCGTTGTAGCCGGAGCCGCTGACGAAGACACGGTCCCGGGGGATCGAGGGGCGGTCGGTGATCCACTGGGCGGCCAGGTTCGCCCAGGCGGAGGCGGTGTAGCCGAAGGGCTCGTTCATCGGCTCGAAGTACACCAGGCCGTTGCTGCCGTACTTGGCGGTGACGGTGTTCCACATGGTGTTCCACGCGTTGGTGTCGTCGACCTTGCCGTCCTTGTGGCTGAGGCCCTCCCAATAGCCGAGGACGACCTTGAAGCCCATGGCGGTGGCGGCATCAATGGCCCCGGTGTAGGCGTTCCACCAGCTGGTGCCGACGGAGTACGGATTGATAGGCAGGCGCACGGTGTCGGCGCCGAGATTGTTCCGGAAACCGGTCAGGACGGCGGTGGCCTTGGCGTGGACGGTGGCGTAGCTGTCGGCGGTGGACAGGCCGGAAGGGACGACGGGATTGTCGGCGTAGTTGTCGCGCGGGTCCGCCCAGTTGACGCCGTGGAACCCGCCGGCCGCGAGCGTGCTCGGGCCGGTGGACGCGACGGCGGGCGGCGCCGTGCCCAGCAGGGCGGTCACCGCCATCGCCAGGGCGGTCACCGCCGTGACCAGGGTGGACGCCGTGAGGGGGCGGCGGACGGAAGGAACCATGCTCGCCATGTGTGCCTTTCTGGCCTGCCGGCGCGTCGCCGCGCCGGCGATCCTGACGGCGTCCCGCCGTACGGAGCGAGTGTGAAGGTTCCGCCATGAACACGTCAACACCTCTGGCGTCAAGCGCCGTAAGCGAGTCGCCCGACAGCCGCCGCCCGCCCAGCGCGTGCCCGCGACCCCCACGCACTCACCGCCGCCCCACGAAAACGCGACGAGGACCCCGACCGTCAGGTCGAGGCCCTCGCTCGCGTCAACCGTTACTCATCGTCTCGGAACACCTTCTCCAGTGCGCGACGCAGACCGAGACGCCGACCCTCCTGGTGCGCACGTGTGTACTCGATTTCGCCGAGTGACCTACGGGCGTTCTGGAGACCGCGTTCGCGGTGGGCGGTCAGAAGGGCGAAGCCGAAGAGCCGAGGAGCGCCGGACGGGTGCCACACCCGGTCCACGGCCCCGAGGACGACCGCCGCTGAGCGTGCCTCGCCAGAGGAGGAGAGCACCCAGGCCAGGGTTTCGCTGAGGGCTGCCTCCCCCATGTGTTCGTCGATCTCTCTGGTGTGCTGGAGCGCACGATGGAGGAGTTGCAGGGCGACCTTCGGCCGCCCTGCTTCACCGTGGTCGACGGCGAGGGCCCACAGCAGCCAGCACCGGTGCCATGTGTCTCCTTGAGCCTCGGACAACGCCAGTGCTTGTTCAAGTAGGGGAGTGGAGCGAGCGTGGTCGCCCTGGAGCACGGCGGCGAAGCCGAGTTGGGCGATGCACTGCTGCTGTGTCAAAAGCGAGGCGGGCCAGCACTCGGTTGACAGGGAGGACTGTGCGTACCGTGCGGAGGTCTCCGTGTCCCCGGTGACCAGTGCCGCCAGGCTGCGCAGCTGTAGAAACGCGGCGGTGAGTTCAGCCCTTTCCGTCCGGAGCGACGAAGGGTCCGAAGTGCCGGACGCGGCGGGCGTGTCGGACAGGGCACGTTCGCCCCGGCTGATCGCCTCCTTGGCGCTGCTGTGGTCTCCGTGGAGGAGTAACAAGAAGCCGGACACCCATGCGGCCTGACACCATGTGGTGGTGGCTGCCGGGGAGGGAGGCTGCGGGTGCCGTTCGAGGATCTTCCGCATCCAGTGTGCGCCCTCCCCCACATTGGCCGACGTCAGACAGTGCAGCCAGAAGCCGAGGGACGCGCGCAGCACGCTCTCCGCGGGCTCACCGGTCGGCGGCGGTGCGGTGACGATCTGCCGCAAGTTGGGGTGCTCGGCGCGCAGTCGACGCAGCCAGTCGGCCTGTCCGGACGAGCCGTAAGCGATCCCAGCCTGTGCGGCGAGGTTGAGATACCACGCACGGTGGCGACGCAGGGCGTGCTGCGCCTGTCCGCTCTCCGCGAGGCGTTCCTGCCCGTAGGCACGAACGGTTTCGAGCATGTGCAGGCGGGTCTTGCCGCCTGTTTCGACCCTGGTGAGAAGTGACTTGTCCACGAGGCCGGCCAAGGCTTCGAACGCTTCGTCGGCTGCGGCAGCATCGGGGACTTCGCCTATTTCGGCGTGCCCGCAGAGCTGCTCGGCATCGGTCAGCAGTACCCCGCCGGAACACAGCGACAGCTGCTGCCAGGCCGTTCGCTCGGCCTCGGTGCACAACTCGTAGCTCCAGTCGAAGAGTGCACGCAGCGCCTGGTGGCGAGGGTGTGCTGTGCGGTCGCCGCCGCCGACGCCGAGCAGACGGAACCGGTGGTCGAGCCGTTCCAGTAGTTCGTCGAGAGTCAGTGAGCGCAGCCGTCGTGCGGCGATCTCCAAGGCGAGGGGCAGGCCGTCCAGCCTCTGGCACACACGAGCGACGGCGTGCTGGTTTTCCTCGGTGACCCGGAAACCGGGGGAGGCAGCCTCGGCTCGGTTGGCGAAGAGGGTCATGGCCGGCGAGGCCACGGCGTCCTCGTCCATGCCGCGTACTTTGTGCAGGTGCCCGTTCGCCAAGGCAGGCAGACCCAACGGCCTCACCTGCAGCACATGCTCGGCACCGATATCAAGGGGCTGCCGGCTGGTGGCGAGGATGTGCAGTTCCGGCGAGTGTGCGAGCAAGTCACGGACGGCGCGGGCGCATCCGTCCAGTACGTGCTCACAGTTGTCGAGCAGGAGGAGGACCCTACGTCCCCGTAGCGCCCCTGCAAGTGGGGACAAGGGGTCCTGCCCCGCCCTGGCAAGCACGCCGACGGCGGAGGCGACTGCCTCAGCGACAGCGTGGTCGCTGCCGAGGTCGGCCAGCTCCGCACAGTACGTGCCGCCCGCGAATCGCTCGGCTGCCTCACGGACGATT from Streptomyces sp. 6-11-2 encodes:
- a CDS encoding helix-turn-helix domain-containing protein; its protein translation is MAGRPGRREQPLDPEEGPLERFALELRALRERAGLTYTEMADAAHFSPSTLSQAAAGRRLPTQAVLRAYVRACHGDPHGWEERWERVRLDLYGLGAQRDAAHVIPHGFGDVEATSFVGREPELAAGGELLERCRLVTLVGVGGVGKTRLARRIVREAAERFAGGTYCAELADLGSDHAVAEAVASAVGVLARAGQDPLSPLAGALRGRRVLLLLDNCEHVLDGCARAVRDLLAHSPELHILATSRQPLDIGAEHVLQVRPLGLPALANGHLHKVRGMDEDAVASPAMTLFANRAEAASPGFRVTEENQHAVARVCQRLDGLPLALEIAARRLRSLTLDELLERLDHRFRLLGVGGGDRTAHPRHQALRALFDWSYELCTEAERTAWQQLSLCSGGVLLTDAEQLCGHAEIGEVPDAAAADEAFEALAGLVDKSLLTRVETGGKTRLHMLETVRAYGQERLAESGQAQHALRRHRAWYLNLAAQAGIAYGSSGQADWLRRLRAEHPNLRQIVTAPPPTGEPAESVLRASLGFWLHCLTSANVGEGAHWMRKILERHPQPPSPAATTTWCQAAWVSGFLLLLHGDHSSAKEAISRGERALSDTPAASGTSDPSSLRTERAELTAAFLQLRSLAALVTGDTETSARYAQSSLSTECWPASLLTQQQCIAQLGFAAVLQGDHARSTPLLEQALALSEAQGDTWHRCWLLWALAVDHGEAGRPKVALQLLHRALQHTREIDEHMGEAALSETLAWVLSSSGEARSAAVVLGAVDRVWHPSGAPRLFGFALLTAHRERGLQNARRSLGEIEYTRAHQEGRRLGLRRALEKVFRDDE